Proteins from one Geobacter sp. genomic window:
- the truA gene encoding tRNA pseudouridine(38-40) synthase TruA produces the protein MRNVLLTVEYDGTAYAGWQVQPNGLTIQQVVEEALARLLGEEVRLYSSGRTDAGVHARAMAACFRTSRSIPLKAFTAGLNSLLPPDIAIRGAVEVPPDFNPRREAVAKHYRYSLHLGPDRSPLKRLYVWHLRGPLDLVAMRAAAVRFVGDHDFAAFRATGCAAKTTCRTIRSMEIVEEDDLIHVDVIGTGFLKNMVRVMVGTLVEVGLGRRAPEEISDLLACGDRRLSGITAPPQGLCLMEVFFAGAVPQDPAG, from the coding sequence ATGAGAAACGTGCTCCTGACAGTGGAATACGACGGTACCGCCTATGCCGGTTGGCAGGTGCAGCCCAACGGGCTCACGATCCAGCAGGTGGTGGAGGAGGCGCTGGCCCGGCTTTTGGGGGAGGAGGTCCGGCTCTATTCGTCGGGCCGCACCGATGCCGGCGTCCATGCCCGAGCCATGGCCGCCTGTTTCAGGACCAGCCGGTCGATTCCGCTCAAGGCCTTCACGGCTGGGCTCAACTCCCTCTTACCGCCGGACATCGCCATCCGCGGGGCAGTAGAGGTCCCACCGGACTTCAACCCCCGACGAGAGGCAGTTGCCAAGCACTATCGCTATTCGCTCCACCTGGGGCCGGACCGCTCGCCGCTTAAGCGGCTCTACGTCTGGCATCTGCGCGGGCCGCTGGATCTTGTTGCCATGCGTGCCGCTGCAGTGCGATTCGTCGGCGACCACGATTTCGCCGCTTTCCGCGCCACCGGCTGTGCTGCCAAGACCACCTGCCGGACCATCCGCAGCATGGAGATCGTCGAAGAGGACGACCTGATCCATGTCGATGTGATCGGCACCGGCTTTCTCAAGAACATGGTGCGGGTGATGGTCGGCACCCTGGTGGAGGTCGGCCTGGGGCGACGCGCCCCGGAAGAGATCAGCGACCTGCTCGCCTGTGGCGACCGGCGACTGTCCGGCATCACGGCCCCTCCCCAGGGGCTCTGTCTCATGGAGGTCTTTTTCGCTGGTGCAGTGCCGCAGGACCCCGCCGGCTGA
- the rplM gene encoding 50S ribosomal protein L13, with product MKTYIAKTDQVNRDWYLFDADNKVLGRLATQIANILRGKNKPTYTPSVDTGDFVIVVNAEKILLTGAKRDDKIYYSHSGYPGGIKSISAGKLLEKRPEDLIRKAVKGMLPKNKLSRHMLSKLKVYAGAEHPHKAQQPKTVQL from the coding sequence ATGAAGACGTACATTGCAAAAACTGATCAGGTAAACCGCGACTGGTACCTGTTCGATGCCGATAACAAGGTACTCGGCAGGCTCGCCACCCAGATAGCCAACATCCTCCGTGGCAAGAACAAGCCGACCTACACCCCCAGTGTCGACACCGGCGATTTCGTTATCGTCGTAAACGCCGAAAAGATCCTGCTCACCGGCGCCAAGCGCGACGACAAGATCTACTACAGCCACTCCGGCTATCCCGGCGGCATCAAGTCCATCTCTGCCGGCAAGCTGCTGGAGAAGAGGCCGGAAGATCTGATCCGCAAGGCAGTCAAGGGGATGCTTCCCAAGAACAAGCTCTCCCGCCACATGCTGAGCAAGCTCAAGGTATATGCAGGCGCCGAGCATCCGCACAAGGCCCAGCAGCCCAAAACGGTTCAACTCTGA
- the rpsI gene encoding 30S ribosomal protein S9: MAAISYYGTGKRKSSIARVWLKPGSGNIMVNNKTLDEYFGRETSKMVVRQPLELVEKVGTFDIYVTVSGGGDSGQAGAIKHGITKALLVVDAELRGTLKKAGFITRDARVKERKKYGKKAARASFQFSKR, translated from the coding sequence ATGGCAGCAATCAGCTATTACGGTACAGGCAAAAGAAAATCGTCCATTGCCAGGGTCTGGCTCAAGCCCGGCAGCGGCAATATCATGGTCAACAACAAGACGCTGGACGAGTACTTCGGTCGCGAAACCTCCAAGATGGTCGTACGGCAGCCGCTGGAGCTGGTGGAGAAGGTCGGTACCTTCGATATCTACGTGACGGTCAGCGGCGGCGGCGATTCGGGTCAGGCCGGCGCCATCAAGCACGGCATCACCAAGGCGCTGCTCGTGGTTGACGCCGAACTCCGCGGTACCCTGAAAAAGGCCGGGTTCATCACCCGTGACGCCAGGGTCAAGGAGCGGAAGAAGTACGGCAAGAAGGCTGCACGCGCCAGCTTCCAGTTCTCCAAGCGTTAA
- a CDS encoding N-acetyl-gamma-glutamyl-phosphate reductase, whose amino-acid sequence MVKVAVVGASGYTGLELLRILYCHPEVAVTCVTSEQSAGKRISEVFPTLRGRCDLVLENLEPVRVAERAELIFTALPHKAAMEVVPTFLELKRTVIDLSADYRLHDAAEYGKWYEPHMNPELLPKAVYGLPELRRDKIAKTRLVANPGCYPTSIILGLAPLLKKGLIDPASIIADSKSGVSGAGRSAKVDNLYCEINDGFRAYGVGGVHRHIPEIEQELSELAGERIVISFTPHLVPMDRGIFSTVYATPLKKATTDQLVKLYETFYHGEPFVRVLPVGQVPSTAHVRGSNFCDIGITVDQRTGRVIVVSAIDNLVKGASGQAVQNMNLTCGFPENMGLEGLALFP is encoded by the coding sequence ATGGTGAAAGTAGCCGTTGTCGGTGCAAGCGGGTATACCGGTCTGGAGCTCTTGCGCATCCTCTATTGTCACCCCGAGGTGGCGGTTACCTGTGTCACGTCGGAGCAGAGCGCCGGCAAGCGGATCTCCGAGGTCTTTCCGACCCTGCGGGGACGCTGCGACCTGGTGCTGGAAAACCTGGAGCCGGTCCGGGTCGCCGAACGGGCAGAGCTGATCTTCACGGCCCTGCCGCACAAGGCTGCCATGGAAGTGGTGCCGACCTTTCTCGAACTGAAGCGGACCGTGATCGACCTCTCGGCCGACTACCGCCTGCACGATGCCGCCGAATACGGGAAGTGGTACGAACCGCACATGAACCCCGAGCTTCTGCCAAAGGCGGTCTACGGCCTGCCCGAGCTGCGGCGCGACAAGATCGCCAAGACCCGGCTGGTGGCCAATCCCGGGTGCTACCCAACCAGCATCATCCTCGGGCTGGCGCCGCTTTTGAAAAAGGGGCTGATCGATCCGGCCAGCATCATTGCCGATTCCAAGTCGGGCGTCAGCGGCGCCGGGCGGAGCGCCAAGGTGGACAACCTCTATTGCGAGATCAATGACGGTTTCCGGGCCTATGGCGTCGGCGGCGTCCACCGGCACATCCCTGAGATCGAACAGGAGCTGTCGGAGCTGGCCGGAGAGCGGATCGTCATCTCCTTTACCCCGCACCTGGTGCCGATGGACCGGGGTATTTTCTCGACGGTCTATGCAACGCCGCTGAAAAAGGCCACCACCGACCAGCTGGTCAAGCTCTATGAGACCTTCTACCATGGCGAGCCCTTTGTCCGGGTCCTCCCTGTTGGCCAGGTACCTTCGACGGCCCACGTGCGGGGGAGCAATTTCTGCGACATCGGCATCACCGTGGACCAGCGGACCGGCCGGGTCATTGTGGTCTCCGCCATCGACAACCTGGTGAAAGGGGCATCCGGCCAGGCGGTGCAGAACATGAACCTGACCTGCGGTTTCCCCGAGAACATGGGGCTGGAGGGGCTGGCGCTGTTCCCGTGA
- a CDS encoding PilZ domain-containing protein: MIEKRRFHRVLFRTRCLVRHDEIPYDGYVENISLKGAMVSFDEAIMVPQGDCCSLEISLAGEKAPLLITAEIIYSTMFRIGVEFGTFEAGHHFRLCGLMERLTSEPGKLREELKLIGLESD, translated from the coding sequence ATGATCGAAAAGAGGCGGTTTCATCGGGTGCTGTTCAGAACGAGATGCCTCGTCCGCCACGATGAAATCCCCTATGATGGCTACGTGGAGAACATCTCCCTGAAAGGCGCCATGGTCAGCTTCGACGAAGCCATCATGGTCCCCCAGGGTGATTGCTGCTCCCTTGAGATCTCCCTGGCCGGCGAAAAGGCCCCGCTCCTCATTACGGCAGAGATCATCTACTCCACCATGTTCAGGATCGGGGTGGAATTCGGCACTTTCGAGGCGGGCCACCACTTCAGGCTCTGCGGCCTGATGGAGCGGCTCACCAGCGAGCCCGGAAAACTGCGGGAGGAGTTGAAACTGATCGGCCTGGAAAGCGACTGA
- a CDS encoding ATP-binding cassette domain-containing protein produces MNTANQPLLELVGITKRFKQLTAVNGVSLVVNPGEKLVIIGPSGSGKSTLLRAVNFLEQIDDGIIRFEGREVGYLRKHGKLHLDRQQVICGLRAEIGMVFQHFHLFPHMTVLGNVMEGPLTVQKKGQSVAREIALEMLGKVGLLDKKEVYPATLSGGQKQRVAIARALAMKPKLMLFDEPTSALDPELVGEVFDTIHALADEGMTMVIVTHHMGFARELADRVIFMEAGSFVVEETPADFFSDQLGNERIRAFLNRLI; encoded by the coding sequence ATGAACACCGCTAATCAGCCGCTCCTGGAACTGGTCGGCATCACCAAGCGCTTTAAGCAACTGACCGCCGTGAACGGGGTGAGCCTGGTCGTCAACCCCGGCGAAAAGCTGGTCATCATCGGCCCGTCCGGATCGGGGAAGTCGACGCTGCTCCGGGCCGTCAATTTTCTGGAGCAGATCGACGACGGGATCATCCGCTTCGAAGGTCGCGAGGTCGGCTATCTCCGCAAGCACGGCAAGCTGCACCTGGACCGGCAGCAGGTCATCTGCGGCCTGCGGGCCGAGATCGGCATGGTCTTCCAGCATTTCCATCTCTTCCCCCACATGACCGTCCTGGGAAACGTCATGGAGGGCCCTCTTACCGTGCAGAAAAAGGGGCAGAGCGTAGCGCGGGAGATCGCCCTGGAGATGCTGGGCAAGGTGGGGCTTTTGGACAAGAAGGAGGTCTACCCCGCCACCCTCTCGGGCGGGCAGAAGCAGCGGGTTGCCATTGCCAGAGCCCTGGCCATGAAACCGAAGCTGATGCTGTTTGACGAGCCGACCTCGGCGCTCGACCCCGAACTGGTGGGAGAGGTCTTCGACACCATCCACGCCCTGGCGGACGAGGGGATGACCATGGTCATCGTGACCCACCACATGGGATTCGCCAGGGAACTGGCCGACCGGGTCATCTTCATGGAAGCGGGCTCGTTCGTGGTGGAAGAGACCCCGGCCGACTTCTTTTCCGACCAGTTGGGCAACGAACGGATCAGGGCCTTCCTGAACCGTTTGATCTGA
- a CDS encoding ABC transporter permease subunit (The N-terminal region of this protein, as described by TIGR01726, is a three transmembrane segment that identifies a subfamily of ABC transporter permease subunits, which specificities that include histidine, arginine, glutamine, glutamate, L-cystine (sic), the opines (in Agrobacterium) octopine and nopaline, etc.), with the protein MRISLSGIGRVVSTLLFLWVLTGFAAAGQTVDLDSLFRQAGDLQSEGNLQGAVETLGKVPPPAAGQDGEPFVRSRMQMARIQFSLKELDKAQATCRQVLALYPDNSEAKNFLASIEQERKSRLGAFIDDCLRFLPVLLKGALMTLLLVLCTMLISPLGGLFIALGRISHFRPLTAFCWLVIWLFRGTPLLLQLFFIYYGLPALGITFRPFTAAVIGLGLNYSAYLGEIIRGAIQSVDHGQMEAAKALGMTYRQAMRRIIIPQTYKRLMPPIGNEFIALIKDTALVSTIAMVELMRSADQMFNTYFNITALILAAIIYLVFTTVFTFIFEKIEYRAGIYEHR; encoded by the coding sequence ATGAGAATATCACTATCCGGAATCGGCAGGGTCGTCTCGACCCTGCTTTTTTTGTGGGTCCTGACGGGCTTCGCGGCAGCCGGGCAGACAGTCGACCTGGACAGTCTCTTCCGCCAGGCCGGCGATCTGCAGAGCGAAGGGAATCTGCAGGGGGCGGTGGAGACCCTGGGCAAGGTGCCGCCACCGGCAGCCGGCCAGGACGGGGAACCGTTCGTCCGGAGCAGGATGCAGATGGCGCGCATCCAGTTCTCCCTCAAGGAGCTGGACAAGGCCCAGGCAACCTGCCGGCAGGTCCTTGCCCTCTACCCCGACAACAGTGAGGCGAAGAACTTCCTCGCATCTATCGAGCAGGAACGCAAGTCGCGGCTGGGCGCCTTTATCGACGACTGCCTCCGCTTTCTCCCGGTGCTCCTCAAGGGAGCGTTGATGACCCTGCTGCTCGTGCTTTGCACCATGCTGATCTCCCCCCTGGGGGGGCTGTTCATCGCGCTGGGGAGAATCAGCCATTTCCGGCCCCTCACCGCTTTCTGCTGGCTCGTCATCTGGCTCTTCCGCGGCACCCCGCTGCTGTTGCAGCTCTTCTTCATCTATTACGGACTCCCGGCGCTGGGGATCACCTTCAGGCCCTTCACCGCAGCGGTGATCGGGCTCGGCCTCAACTATTCCGCCTACTTGGGAGAGATCATCCGCGGCGCCATCCAGAGCGTCGACCATGGCCAGATGGAAGCGGCCAAGGCGCTGGGGATGACCTACCGGCAGGCGATGCGGCGGATCATCATCCCCCAGACCTATAAGCGGCTCATGCCCCCCATCGGCAACGAATTCATCGCCCTGATCAAGGACACTGCCCTGGTCTCGACCATTGCCATGGTCGAACTGATGCGCTCGGCCGACCAGATGTTCAACACCTACTTCAACATTACGGCGCTGATACTCGCCGCCATCATCTACCTGGTCTTTACCACCGTCTTTACCTTTATCTTCGAAAAGATCGAATACAGGGCAGGGATCTATGAACACCGCTAA
- a CDS encoding transporter substrate-binding domain-containing protein has protein sequence MRRIVSLCAAVLLVALATAAFAGDGSFKRVKSAGKLVIGLDDSFPPMGFRKEDGTLNGFDIDAAEELGKRLGIRIEWQPTAWDGVMHSLNAKKFDCIWNGMTITPEREKEVAFTKPYIMDGQVAVVRFDEKRFKGLKDLKKVKVGAQKGSSALNAVKKLPTAPAELKEYEDNPKALLDLEAKRIDVVVIDNVTGRDFIAKRPGKFKILPGFISKEPFGVAFRKEDRELRETVQKTLDKMAKDGSLAKISRKWFAEDITNPKKW, from the coding sequence GTGAGAAGAATCGTATCGTTGTGCGCTGCCGTACTGCTGGTCGCCCTGGCCACCGCCGCCTTTGCCGGAGACGGGTCGTTCAAGCGGGTCAAGAGCGCGGGAAAACTGGTGATCGGCCTGGATGATTCCTTCCCCCCCATGGGCTTTCGCAAGGAAGACGGCACGCTGAATGGGTTCGACATCGACGCGGCAGAGGAGCTGGGCAAACGGCTGGGGATCAGGATCGAATGGCAGCCAACCGCCTGGGACGGGGTGATGCATTCCCTCAATGCCAAGAAATTCGACTGCATCTGGAACGGCATGACCATTACCCCTGAGCGGGAAAAAGAAGTTGCCTTCACCAAGCCCTATATCATGGATGGCCAGGTGGCGGTGGTCCGGTTCGACGAGAAGCGGTTCAAGGGGCTCAAGGACCTGAAAAAGGTCAAGGTCGGGGCGCAGAAAGGCTCGTCAGCCCTCAATGCGGTCAAGAAACTCCCCACGGCTCCGGCTGAACTCAAGGAGTACGAGGACAACCCCAAGGCGCTGCTCGACCTCGAAGCAAAGCGGATCGACGTAGTGGTCATCGACAATGTCACCGGCCGCGATTTCATTGCCAAGCGACCGGGGAAATTCAAGATCCTGCCCGGCTTCATCAGTAAGGAGCCGTTCGGCGTCGCCTTCCGCAAGGAAGACCGCGAGCTGCGCGAAACCGTGCAGAAAACCCTGGACAAGATGGCCAAGGATGGATCGCTGGCCAAGATCAGCCGGAAATGGTTTGCCGAAGACATCACCAATCCGAAGAAATGGTAG
- a CDS encoding YgiQ family radical SAM protein, which translates to MPFIPLTLSEVRQRGWDELDIVFITGDAYIDHPAFGVPLLARWLEAHGFRVGIIPQPDWRESQAFTVLGRPRLFFAVAAGAMDSMVAHYTPLRKLRRDDAYTPGNRHGARPNRATIVYTSCCKGAYRDVPVVIGGIEASLRRFAHYDYWDDKVRRSILFDAKADLLVYGMGERPLLELAERLRSGERFGDIRDIRGTARISREEEVPEGCVVLPSLETVTADKRSYAQAFRLEAQEQNPWSGRTLVQRHGDRLLVCNPPSPPLTGAELDAVYALPFTRMPHPSYTEPIPAWEQIKTSVTTHRGCSGGCAFCAITRHQGRTIQSRSEQSILDEIARLSREPWFRGSISDIGGPTANMYGMAARDTRLCGRCQRESCLFPAVCTNLRIADGRLARLLARARTVPGVRHTAVASGVRYDLLSRQPEYFRELLAHQVGGLLKVAPEHLTERVTRLMRKPAGGLFEAFLALFRQESARIGKRQAVVPYFISGHPGSTLDEMVELALMLRRLKLRVEQVQDFTPTPGTLATCLYHTGIDPFTGEQVPVARGEREKRLQKALLLSHLPEERKLVLEALRACGREDAAGTLLGGGQSQRPPAASGRGKAGPGGQGERTAGRVRSRKRT; encoded by the coding sequence ATGCCATTCATCCCCCTGACATTGAGCGAGGTCCGTCAGCGCGGCTGGGACGAGCTCGACATCGTCTTCATTACCGGCGATGCCTATATCGATCACCCGGCGTTCGGCGTGCCCCTTCTGGCCCGCTGGCTCGAAGCACACGGTTTCAGGGTCGGCATCATCCCCCAGCCCGACTGGCGTGAATCGCAGGCGTTCACGGTGCTCGGCCGGCCGCGGCTCTTCTTTGCCGTGGCTGCCGGCGCCATGGATTCCATGGTCGCCCACTACACGCCACTCAGGAAACTGCGCCGGGACGATGCCTATACGCCGGGGAACCGGCATGGCGCCCGCCCGAACCGGGCGACCATCGTCTACACCTCGTGCTGCAAGGGTGCCTACCGCGACGTGCCGGTGGTGATCGGCGGCATCGAGGCGTCGCTGCGCCGCTTTGCCCATTACGATTACTGGGATGACAAGGTCCGGCGGTCGATCCTGTTCGATGCCAAGGCCGACCTGCTGGTCTACGGGATGGGGGAGCGCCCGCTCCTGGAGCTGGCAGAGCGGCTGAGAAGCGGTGAACGGTTCGGGGACATCCGCGACATCAGGGGGACGGCCCGGATCTCCCGCGAGGAAGAGGTTCCCGAGGGCTGTGTCGTGCTCCCTTCCCTGGAAACGGTCACTGCCGATAAGCGAAGCTATGCCCAGGCGTTTCGCCTGGAGGCGCAGGAGCAGAACCCCTGGTCCGGCCGGACCCTCGTCCAGCGGCATGGCGACCGCCTGCTGGTCTGCAATCCGCCGTCGCCCCCCCTGACCGGGGCAGAGCTGGACGCCGTCTATGCGCTCCCGTTCACCCGGATGCCCCACCCCTCCTACACGGAGCCGATCCCGGCCTGGGAGCAGATCAAGACCTCTGTCACCACCCATCGCGGCTGCAGCGGCGGCTGTGCCTTCTGCGCCATTACCCGCCACCAGGGGCGGACGATCCAGTCCCGCAGCGAGCAGTCGATCCTCGACGAGATTGCCCGGCTGAGTAGAGAGCCATGGTTCCGGGGGAGCATCAGCGATATCGGTGGTCCCACGGCGAACATGTACGGGATGGCTGCCCGCGACACCAGACTCTGCGGCAGGTGCCAGCGGGAGAGCTGCCTCTTCCCGGCAGTCTGCACCAACCTGCGGATTGCCGACGGCCGTCTTGCCCGGTTGCTGGCAAGGGCGCGCACGGTGCCAGGGGTGCGTCACACGGCAGTGGCCTCCGGGGTGCGCTACGACCTTCTTTCACGGCAGCCCGAGTATTTCCGCGAGTTGCTTGCCCACCAGGTCGGGGGGCTGCTCAAGGTGGCGCCCGAGCACCTGACGGAACGGGTGACCCGGCTCATGCGCAAACCTGCGGGCGGCCTGTTCGAGGCGTTCCTTGCCCTGTTTCGTCAGGAAAGCGCCCGGATCGGCAAGCGCCAGGCCGTGGTTCCCTACTTCATCTCCGGTCATCCCGGTTCGACCCTCGACGAGATGGTGGAGCTGGCCCTGATGCTCAGGCGGCTCAAGCTGAGAGTTGAGCAGGTGCAGGATTTCACCCCGACGCCGGGGACCCTGGCCACCTGCCTTTACCATACCGGCATCGACCCCTTTACCGGTGAGCAGGTTCCGGTTGCCCGTGGCGAGCGGGAAAAGCGCCTGCAGAAGGCGCTGCTGCTCTCCCATCTCCCCGAGGAGCGAAAGCTGGTGCTGGAGGCACTGCGTGCCTGCGGCAGGGAAGATGCGGCAGGCACGCTTCTCGGGGGAGGGCAGTCGCAGCGTCCCCCGGCGGCATCGGGGAGGGGAAAGGCAGGTCCGGGAGGACAGGGTGAAAGAACCGCAGGACGGGTGCGGAGTAGAAAAAGGACTTGA